From Pseudonocardia autotrophica, one genomic window encodes:
- a CDS encoding competence/damage-inducible protein A, with translation MAESRPTASVLVTGSELLTGLVADANGPFVSRALGDLGFEVRRVLLVGDRPEDLRSGLEFVAGDDLVVTTGGLGPTADDLTAEIVAEFCDAPMEVDTALQGRIHAKVAGWVARTGWDGPALDDSIAKQARVPRGASVLEPVGTAPGLAVARAGGPLVVVLPGPPRELTGMWPAALASPPVAALLARTPRAEPILLRFAGLPESEIAATLRDIERELDTSRVEVTTCLRRSELEVDLHPLPGAEDTARELSGRIVDAHRRRLISDDGRSTDELLAGALLASGRTVATGESCTGGLLAGRLIDRAGSSAYVAGGVVAYSNEAKSALLGVDPALIAEHGAVSPEVARALADGARERFGADIGVGVTGVAGPGGGTEAKPVGYVCFCVTTADGQVLARDPQLPGGRADVRERSVDLAMHLLLRVTGVTGAGAHR, from the coding sequence ATGGCCGAGTCCCGCCCCACCGCGTCCGTGCTGGTCACCGGCAGTGAACTGCTGACCGGCCTCGTCGCCGACGCGAACGGTCCGTTCGTCTCCCGTGCACTGGGTGACCTCGGGTTCGAGGTGCGCCGGGTGCTGCTGGTCGGCGACCGGCCCGAGGACCTGCGGTCCGGGCTGGAGTTCGTCGCCGGCGACGACCTGGTCGTCACCACCGGCGGGCTCGGCCCGACCGCCGACGACCTGACGGCTGAGATCGTCGCCGAGTTCTGCGACGCACCGATGGAGGTCGACACCGCGTTGCAGGGCCGGATCCACGCCAAGGTCGCCGGCTGGGTCGCCCGGACGGGCTGGGACGGGCCGGCGCTGGACGACTCGATCGCCAAGCAGGCCCGGGTGCCACGCGGGGCGAGCGTGCTGGAGCCGGTCGGCACCGCACCGGGCCTGGCGGTGGCCCGTGCCGGCGGGCCGCTCGTCGTCGTCCTGCCGGGGCCGCCGCGTGAGCTGACCGGGATGTGGCCCGCGGCGCTGGCGTCCCCGCCGGTCGCCGCACTGCTCGCCCGCACCCCGCGCGCCGAGCCGATCCTGCTGCGCTTCGCCGGGCTGCCCGAGTCGGAGATCGCCGCGACCCTGCGGGACATCGAACGGGAGCTGGACACCTCCCGGGTCGAGGTCACGACCTGCCTGCGGCGCTCGGAGCTGGAGGTGGACCTGCACCCGCTGCCGGGCGCCGAGGACACCGCCCGCGAGCTGTCCGGCCGGATCGTCGACGCCCACCGGCGCAGACTGATCAGCGACGACGGGCGCAGCACCGACGAGCTGCTCGCGGGAGCGCTGCTGGCGAGCGGCCGGACCGTCGCGACCGGGGAGTCGTGCACCGGTGGGCTGCTGGCCGGGCGGCTGATCGACCGGGCGGGCTCGTCGGCCTACGTCGCGGGCGGCGTGGTCGCGTACTCGAACGAGGCGAAGTCGGCGCTGCTCGGCGTCGATCCCGCGCTGATCGCCGAGCACGGCGCGGTGTCTCCGGAGGTCGCCCGCGCGCTGGCCGACGGCGCCCGGGAGCGGTTCGGCGCCGACATCGGAGTCGGAGTCACCGGTGTCGCCGGGCCCGGTGGCGGGACCGAGGCCAAGCCGGTCGGCTACGTCTGCTTCTGCGTGACGACCGCCGACGGGCAGGTGCTCGCCCGGGATCCGCAGCTGCCCGGGGGGCGCGCCGACGTCCGGGAGCGGTCGGTGGACCTGGCGATGCACCTGCTGCTGCGGGTCACCGGGGTGACCGGAGCGGGCGCGCACCGGTAG
- a CDS encoding epoxide hydrolase family protein: MRDFRIEIPETELDDLRERLGRTRWPEPSTVDGWGQGIPLDYARELCEYWRTRYDWRRVEAEINAWPQFRTGLDGGGDDSVEVHVLHARSPHPGAMPLLLTHGWPGSIVEFLDVLPALTDPPDPADAFHVVLPTLPGFGFSGKPAVPGWGVERIAVAWAQLMDRLGYQRFAAQGGDWGSMITSALGTAAPEMLYGIHLTMALAPKPDDVDLPLSRQEKADIAFSKSFDRYGSGYSAEQSTRPQTIGYGLVDSPVAQCTWIVEKFWDWTDCAGHPENVVSRDRLLDNVMQYWLNGTGASSARLYWESFARRRMEDVDVPTGVAQFPQEMVKLPRSWLERRFTDLRHFSRPDVGGHFASLEQPETFVEEVRTFFRGVRPPATTP, from the coding sequence GTGCGCGACTTCCGCATCGAGATCCCCGAGACCGAGCTCGACGACCTGCGTGAACGGCTCGGCCGGACCCGCTGGCCCGAGCCGTCGACGGTGGATGGCTGGGGCCAGGGCATCCCGCTGGACTACGCCCGCGAGCTCTGCGAGTACTGGCGGACCCGCTACGACTGGCGCCGGGTCGAGGCCGAGATCAACGCCTGGCCGCAGTTCCGCACCGGCCTCGACGGTGGCGGGGACGACTCGGTCGAGGTGCACGTGCTGCACGCGCGATCACCGCACCCCGGTGCGATGCCGTTGCTGCTCACGCACGGCTGGCCGGGCTCGATCGTCGAGTTCCTGGACGTGCTGCCCGCGCTCACCGATCCCCCGGACCCGGCCGATGCGTTCCACGTCGTGCTGCCGACGCTGCCCGGCTTCGGGTTCTCCGGCAAACCGGCGGTGCCGGGCTGGGGTGTCGAGCGGATCGCGGTGGCCTGGGCCCAGCTGATGGACCGGCTCGGCTACCAACGGTTCGCCGCGCAGGGCGGCGACTGGGGATCGATGATCACCTCCGCACTCGGCACCGCGGCCCCGGAGATGCTCTACGGCATCCACCTCACGATGGCGCTCGCCCCGAAGCCCGACGACGTGGACCTGCCGCTGTCGCGACAGGAGAAAGCCGACATCGCGTTCTCGAAGAGCTTCGACCGCTACGGCAGCGGCTACTCCGCCGAGCAGTCCACCCGGCCGCAGACCATCGGCTACGGCCTCGTCGACTCCCCCGTCGCGCAGTGCACCTGGATCGTGGAGAAGTTCTGGGACTGGACCGACTGTGCCGGGCACCCGGAGAACGTCGTCAGCCGGGATCGACTGCTGGACAACGTGATGCAGTACTGGCTGAACGGCACGGGGGCGTCCTCGGCGCGGCTCTACTGGGAGAGCTTCGCGCGGCGCCGGATGGAGGACGTCGACGTCCCGACCGGTGTCGCCCAGTTCCCGCAGGAGATGGTGAAGCTGCCGCGCTCCTGGCTGGAGCGCCGCTTCACCGACCTGCGGCACTTCTCCCGGCCCGACGTCGGCGGGCACTTCGCCTCGCTGGAGCAGCCGGAGACCTTCGTCGAGGAGGTGCGGACCTTCTTCCGGGGCGTCAGACCACCAGCAACGACGCCGTGA
- a CDS encoding helix-turn-helix transcriptional regulator yields the protein MIDRAGLAAFLRNRREATQPEGVGLPRGRRRRTAGLRREEIAALCHMSADYYARLERERGPHPSEQMLASIAQGLHLSLDERDHLFRLAGQHPPVRGSTSEHIGPGLLRVLDRLADTPAEIVTELGETLRQTPLGVALTGDATAYTGPARSRGYRWFTDPSSRDLYPAEEHGFMSRMYASGLRGVATLRGPGSRAAELADLLLVRSEEFCTLWEKHEIGVTPDEVKRLVHPQVGVLELNCQTLLDPHQSHLLFVYTAPPGSETHDKLQLLSVLAGQSLGPSE from the coding sequence ATGATCGATCGGGCCGGGCTGGCGGCGTTCCTGCGCAACCGCCGGGAGGCGACGCAACCGGAGGGCGTCGGGCTGCCCCGCGGGCGCCGCCGCCGCACCGCCGGGCTGCGCCGCGAGGAGATCGCGGCGCTCTGCCACATGTCGGCCGACTACTACGCCCGGCTGGAGCGGGAACGCGGGCCGCACCCGTCCGAGCAGATGCTCGCCTCGATCGCGCAGGGCCTGCACCTCTCGCTCGACGAACGGGACCACCTGTTCCGCCTGGCGGGTCAGCACCCACCGGTCCGGGGCTCGACCAGCGAGCACATCGGCCCGGGCCTGCTGCGCGTGCTGGATCGGCTGGCCGACACCCCGGCCGAGATCGTCACCGAGCTGGGGGAGACGCTGCGCCAGACCCCGCTGGGGGTGGCCCTGACCGGCGACGCGACCGCCTACACCGGACCGGCCCGCAGCCGCGGCTACCGCTGGTTCACCGATCCGTCGTCCCGTGACCTGTACCCGGCGGAGGAACACGGGTTCATGTCCCGGATGTACGCGTCCGGCCTGCGCGGCGTGGCCACGCTGCGCGGTCCCGGCTCCCGGGCCGCAGAGCTCGCCGATCTGCTGCTGGTCCGCAGCGAGGAGTTCTGCACGTTGTGGGAGAAACACGAGATCGGGGTGACCCCGGACGAGGTCAAGCGGCTGGTCCATCCCCAGGTCGGCGTGCTGGAGCTGAACTGCCAGACCCTGCTCGATCCGCACCAGTCGCACCTGCTGTTCGTGTACACGGCCCCGCCGGGCAGCGAGACCCACGACAAGCTGCAGCTGCTCTCGGTGCTCGCCGGGCAGTCGCTGGGGCCGTCCGAGTAG
- a CDS encoding FIST signal transduction protein gives MTPPATGRRVGDGLAVGPDLTGAAEVATAQALGPLDGAVPDLVVFFVCPGAGPQLPTEEVEAAGLRVMELAGGAAAIGATAHGVIADARGVEGEPSVAVWAASLPGTRVRAVAPVAERRPGAGPDGADTMTGRGVRTPDADDTAAILLADPYEFPISGVLERVNDTHPGFPVIGGMASGPGGPEANRLFVDGRVHQGGAVGVLIGGGPAPRIVVSQGCRPIGPPMVVTRAEHNRIAELAGRPAARQLREIVGALPPDEQQQALRGLHIGVAVDEHAGELGRGDFLVRPVLAVNAEEGSVVAGDVVDVGTTVRFQVRDAIGAAQNLYELLGPVRRSGPVAGALLFSCNGRGAGMFGDPDHDVRAVLAGLDPESAAADPVTRRAAADRPRIAGFFAAGEIGPIGGRNHLHGFTASLLVV, from the coding sequence ATGACACCCCCGGCGACCGGACGACGGGTCGGCGACGGGCTCGCCGTCGGGCCGGATCTCACCGGCGCCGCAGAGGTCGCGACCGCCCAGGCACTCGGTCCGCTGGACGGCGCCGTTCCCGATCTGGTGGTGTTCTTCGTCTGCCCGGGTGCCGGGCCGCAGCTGCCCACCGAGGAGGTCGAGGCCGCCGGTCTGCGGGTGATGGAGCTGGCCGGCGGGGCCGCCGCGATCGGCGCCACCGCACACGGGGTGATCGCCGACGCCCGCGGTGTCGAGGGCGAGCCCTCGGTGGCGGTCTGGGCGGCGAGCCTGCCGGGGACCCGGGTGCGGGCGGTCGCCCCGGTGGCCGAGCGCCGTCCCGGTGCCGGGCCGGACGGCGCGGACACGATGACCGGGCGCGGCGTGCGCACCCCGGATGCGGACGACACCGCCGCGATCCTGCTCGCCGACCCGTACGAGTTCCCGATCTCCGGGGTCCTGGAGCGGGTGAACGACACCCACCCCGGCTTCCCGGTGATCGGCGGGATGGCCAGCGGCCCCGGTGGCCCCGAGGCGAACCGGCTGTTCGTCGACGGCCGGGTGCACCAGGGGGGTGCGGTCGGCGTGCTGATCGGCGGTGGTCCGGCGCCCCGGATCGTGGTGAGCCAGGGCTGCCGGCCGATCGGGCCGCCGATGGTCGTCACCCGGGCCGAGCACAACCGGATCGCCGAGCTGGCCGGGCGGCCCGCCGCGCGGCAGCTGCGCGAGATCGTCGGGGCGCTGCCGCCGGACGAGCAGCAGCAGGCGCTGCGCGGGCTGCACATCGGTGTCGCCGTGGACGAGCACGCCGGGGAGCTCGGGCGCGGCGACTTCCTGGTCCGCCCGGTTCTGGCGGTGAACGCCGAGGAGGGGTCCGTCGTCGCCGGAGACGTCGTCGACGTCGGCACCACCGTCCGCTTCCAGGTCCGGGACGCGATCGGCGCCGCCCAGAACCTCTACGAGCTGCTCGGCCCGGTCCGCCGGTCCGGGCCCGTCGCCGGGGCGCTGCTGTTCTCCTGCAACGGCCGCGGCGCCGGGATGTTCGGCGATCCCGACCACGACGTGCGCGCCGTACTGGCCGGGCTCGATCCGGAGTCCGCCGCGGCCGATCCGGTCACCCGCCGTGCCGCGGCCGATCGGCCGCGGATCGCCGGGTTCTTCGCCGCCGGGGAGATCGGGCCGATCGGCGGCCGCAACCACCTGCACGGCTTCACGGCGTCGTTGCTGGTGGTCTGA
- a CDS encoding DUF1697 domain-containing protein yields the protein MRTHVALLRGINVGGTGKVPMAGLRSALTGRGFTDVGTWIQSGNVVLSVSPDSPDGPAEIAATVEAVLREDFAVPRPVVVFGRDEYAAAVAANPFAGSGEPARLHAVFRSAPPSDDDRRRLDAALAAERAAGGRGDAAVVGRVVYLHLPDGLGRSTLAARLTARSGATDGGGTTRNWTTVGKLLELLG from the coding sequence GTGCGGACCCATGTGGCGCTGTTGCGCGGGATCAACGTCGGCGGGACCGGGAAGGTCCCGATGGCCGGCCTGCGCAGTGCACTCACCGGGCGCGGGTTCACCGACGTCGGCACCTGGATCCAGTCCGGCAACGTCGTGCTGAGCGTCTCCCCGGACAGCCCGGACGGCCCGGCGGAGATCGCTGCGACGGTGGAAGCGGTGCTGCGCGAGGATTTCGCGGTGCCCCGCCCGGTCGTCGTGTTCGGCCGCGACGAGTACGCGGCGGCCGTCGCGGCGAACCCGTTCGCCGGATCCGGTGAACCGGCGCGACTGCACGCGGTGTTCCGGTCTGCACCCCCGTCCGACGACGACCGGCGGCGGCTGGACGCCGCGCTCGCCGCGGAGCGGGCCGCCGGCGGCCGAGGTGACGCCGCCGTCGTCGGGCGGGTGGTGTACCTGCACCTGCCGGACGGGTTGGGGCGCAGCACGCTCGCCGCCCGGCTGACGGCCCGCTCCGGAGCCACGGACGGCGGCGGCACCACCCGCAACTGGACGACCGTGGGCAAGCTCCTGGAGCTGCTCGGATAG
- a CDS encoding superoxide dismutase, with product MAEYTLPDLPYDYSALAPHIAPEIMELHHSKHHNTYVQGLNATLEKLADAREKNDFGAIVGLEKTLAFNLGGHVNHSAFWKNLSPDGGDKPTGDLASAIDEDFGSFDAFQAHFTAAATTIQGSGWAILGYDQLGGRLLIHQLYDQQSQLPAGQTPIVLLDMWEHAFYLQYKNVKPDYVKAWWNVVNWADAAERLAAAKG from the coding sequence ATGGCCGAGTACACGCTCCCGGATCTGCCGTACGACTACAGCGCGCTCGCCCCGCACATCGCGCCGGAGATCATGGAGCTGCACCACTCCAAGCACCACAACACCTACGTGCAGGGCCTGAACGCCACCCTGGAGAAGCTCGCCGACGCCCGCGAGAAGAACGACTTCGGTGCGATCGTCGGTCTCGAGAAGACCCTCGCGTTCAACCTGGGCGGGCACGTCAACCACTCCGCGTTCTGGAAGAACCTCTCCCCGGACGGCGGCGACAAGCCCACCGGTGACCTCGCCTCGGCGATCGATGAGGACTTCGGCTCCTTCGACGCGTTCCAGGCGCACTTCACCGCCGCCGCCACCACCATCCAGGGCTCCGGCTGGGCCATCCTCGGCTACGACCAGCTCGGTGGCCGGCTGCTGATCCACCAGCTCTACGACCAGCAGTCCCAGCTGCCGGCCGGCCAGACCCCGATCGTGCTGCTCGACATGTGGGAGCACGCGTTCTACCTGCAGTACAAGAACGTGAAGCCGGACTACGTCAAGGCCTGGTGGAACGTCGTCAACTGGGCGGACGCGGCCGAGCGGCTCGCCGCCGCGAAGGGCTGA
- a CDS encoding glycosyltransferase family 2 protein, translating to MSGNCATADAATWVGELDRLLPLRDLRVGPGFHAARLLVTVGGSPQGQVTVPLRGGRATVADLEAALITLGSPELVAPAPVATDPVTVVIATRNRPASLSRCLAAVLASDHPALSVIVVDNDPDDELTRDAVQATGSPRVRYVREPRRGASVGRNRGLAEARTELVAFTDDDTEVDPAWASRLAGAFAADPELACVSGPVLAARLGSAEERAADVALAWNKGFTARRFSLDDPPADSPIFPFAPGLFGIGANLAVRAAAARSVGGFDEAMGPGTPTHGGEDCEFLVRMILAGNILGYAPGAYLWHHHRPDQDALRAQLEGYAVGLGSFLAKVALSPEGRAVALRRLPAALARLRHISAREAGAGDAIPNDADQTRTRGLLTGPRAYLRSRRAVRRAGGAVPPLIGRSLPVVVPGHTAERTPVIPA from the coding sequence ATGTCAGGGAACTGTGCGACCGCGGACGCCGCGACCTGGGTGGGCGAGCTCGACCGGCTGCTGCCGCTGCGCGACCTGCGGGTCGGGCCCGGGTTCCACGCGGCCCGGCTCCTGGTGACCGTCGGCGGCTCCCCGCAGGGGCAGGTGACGGTGCCGCTGCGCGGTGGCCGTGCCACGGTCGCCGATCTGGAGGCCGCCCTGATCACCCTCGGATCGCCCGAGCTGGTCGCCCCGGCTCCCGTCGCGACCGACCCGGTCACCGTGGTGATCGCGACCCGCAACCGGCCGGCCTCGCTGTCCCGTTGCCTGGCCGCGGTACTCGCCTCCGATCACCCGGCGCTGTCGGTGATCGTGGTCGACAACGACCCCGACGACGAGCTCACCCGTGACGCCGTCCAGGCAACCGGATCGCCGCGCGTCCGCTACGTCCGCGAGCCGCGCCGCGGCGCCTCGGTCGGGCGCAACCGCGGTCTCGCCGAGGCCCGCACCGAGCTCGTCGCCTTCACCGACGACGACACCGAGGTCGACCCGGCCTGGGCCTCCCGTCTCGCCGGCGCCTTCGCCGCCGATCCCGAGCTGGCCTGCGTGTCCGGCCCGGTCCTCGCCGCCCGCCTGGGCAGCGCCGAGGAGCGCGCCGCCGACGTCGCACTGGCCTGGAACAAGGGCTTCACCGCTCGCCGCTTCTCGCTCGACGACCCGCCCGCCGACTCCCCGATCTTCCCGTTCGCACCCGGCCTGTTCGGCATCGGCGCCAATCTCGCCGTGCGCGCCGCAGCGGCCCGCTCGGTCGGCGGCTTCGACGAGGCGATGGGGCCCGGTACACCCACCCACGGCGGCGAGGACTGCGAGTTCCTGGTCCGGATGATCCTGGCCGGGAACATCCTCGGCTACGCCCCCGGCGCCTACCTGTGGCACCACCACCGCCCCGACCAGGACGCGCTGCGCGCGCAGCTGGAGGGCTACGCCGTCGGGCTCGGGAGCTTCCTGGCCAAGGTCGCGCTGTCCCCCGAGGGCCGGGCCGTCGCGCTGCGCCGGCTGCCCGCGGCGCTGGCCCGGCTGCGGCACATCTCCGCCCGCGAGGCGGGTGCCGGTGACGCCATCCCGAACGACGCCGACCAGACCCGTACCCGCGGACTGCTCACCGGCCCCCGTGCCTACCTGCGGTCCCGGCGGGCCGTGCGCCGGGCCGGCGGCGCGGTGCCGCCGCTGATCGGGCGGAGCCTGCCGGTCGTGGTGCCGGGCCACACGGCCGAGCGCACCCCGGTCATTCCGGCCTGA
- a CDS encoding SDR family oxidoreductase encodes MPRRTPEFTPPDLTGRRAVVTGASDGVGLGIAARLAAAGAEVILPVRNPAKGEAALTTIREAHPGANVSLRELDLSSLESVAALGEKLGAEGAPIHLLINNAGVMTPPDRQTTADGFELQFGTNHLGHVALVARLLPLLRAGHARVTSQISVAAARGHINWDDLNWERSYDGMAAYRQSKIAFGLFGLELERRSRAGGWGITSTLSHPGVAATNLLGARPEVGRDRQTVGRRIIGAMSRRGILVGTARSAGLPALYAAVAPQAQGGRLYGPSGPGNLGGAPAEQKLYTPLTDTGEARRIWDTSEKLIGVPFTPATERP; translated from the coding sequence ATGCCACGCCGTACACCCGAGTTCACCCCTCCCGACCTGACCGGGCGGCGCGCCGTCGTCACCGGTGCGAGTGACGGCGTCGGCCTCGGCATCGCCGCCCGGCTCGCCGCCGCGGGTGCCGAGGTGATCCTGCCGGTCCGCAACCCGGCCAAGGGCGAGGCGGCACTGACCACGATCCGCGAGGCGCACCCGGGCGCGAACGTGTCACTGCGCGAACTCGACCTGTCCTCGCTGGAGTCGGTGGCGGCGCTGGGCGAGAAGCTGGGCGCCGAGGGTGCCCCGATCCACCTGCTGATCAACAACGCCGGCGTCATGACCCCGCCGGACCGGCAGACCACCGCGGACGGCTTCGAGCTGCAGTTCGGAACCAACCATCTCGGGCACGTCGCGCTCGTCGCCCGGCTGCTGCCGCTGCTGCGCGCCGGGCACGCGCGAGTGACCTCGCAGATCAGCGTGGCCGCGGCCCGCGGACACATCAACTGGGACGACCTGAACTGGGAGCGGTCCTACGACGGGATGGCCGCCTACCGTCAGTCGAAGATCGCCTTCGGTCTCTTCGGGCTGGAGCTGGAGCGGCGCAGCCGGGCCGGCGGCTGGGGAATCACCAGCACCCTCTCGCACCCCGGCGTCGCCGCCACGAACCTGCTCGGCGCGCGCCCGGAGGTCGGCCGCGACCGGCAGACCGTGGGCAGGCGGATCATCGGCGCGATGTCCCGCCGCGGCATCCTGGTCGGCACCGCCCGCTCCGCCGGGCTGCCCGCGCTGTACGCGGCGGTCGCGCCGCAGGCACAGGGCGGCCGGCTGTACGGGCCGAGCGGGCCGGGGAACCTCGGCGGCGCGCCCGCCGAGCAGAAGCTCTACACCCCGCTGACCGACACCGGCGAGGCCCGGCGGATCTGGGACACCTCCGAGAAGCTGATCGGTGTCCCGTTCACCCCGGCGACCGAGCGGCCCTGA
- a CDS encoding class I SAM-dependent DNA methyltransferase, translating into MDASTEELRGAHDAIAELYAEVLADSLDRSPEDRAVLDLFRELLPGHGVGVTVADIGCGSGRVADHLARHGVRPHGVDLSPEMVRVATRDHPGIPFEVADLRRLPFADGGLAGAVAWYSLMYLAPDQRAAAFAEIARVLAPGGLLAAGFKLGDDTPRRGGAAVGVAFDVYWLSMQEFERRLADAGFRTVFRAERPPRPDRPGEDQQQGYLLAERLGRG; encoded by the coding sequence GTGGACGCATCGACCGAGGAGCTGCGCGGCGCGCACGACGCGATCGCCGAGCTGTACGCCGAGGTGCTGGCCGACTCCCTCGACCGCTCCCCCGAGGACCGGGCCGTGCTCGACCTGTTCCGCGAGCTGCTGCCCGGGCACGGCGTCGGCGTCACCGTCGCCGACATCGGCTGCGGCTCCGGCCGGGTCGCGGATCATCTCGCGCGGCACGGCGTCCGGCCGCACGGTGTCGATCTCTCACCGGAGATGGTCCGGGTCGCCACGCGCGACCACCCCGGCATCCCGTTCGAGGTCGCCGACCTGCGGCGGTTGCCGTTCGCCGACGGCGGGCTGGCCGGTGCGGTGGCCTGGTACTCGCTGATGTACCTGGCCCCGGACCAGCGCGCGGCGGCGTTCGCCGAGATCGCCCGCGTCCTCGCGCCCGGGGGTCTGCTCGCGGCCGGGTTCAAGCTGGGTGACGACACACCCCGGCGCGGTGGCGCCGCAGTGGGTGTCGCGTTCGACGTCTACTGGCTGTCGATGCAGGAGTTCGAGCGGCGGCTCGCCGACGCCGGGTTCCGCACGGTGTTCCGGGCCGAACGCCCACCCCGGCCCGACCGGCCCGGTGAGGACCAGCAGCAGGGCTACCTGCTCGCCGAACGGCTCGGGAGGGGCTGA
- a CDS encoding pyridoxamine 5'-phosphate oxidase family protein produces MSFVMAPDEREAFLAGVHVGVLAVERDGRAPLAVPIWYDYRDGEILLWMHRGSAKDRAIRAAGRFSFTVQSETVPYRYVTAEGPVTAADRAPTRAEATAIAGRYLPDGEAAAFVGDGPDADSVLVRMRPERWLSNDQSKT; encoded by the coding sequence ATGTCGTTCGTGATGGCCCCCGATGAGCGGGAGGCGTTCCTCGCCGGCGTACACGTCGGCGTGCTCGCCGTGGAGCGGGACGGACGGGCGCCGCTCGCGGTGCCGATCTGGTACGACTACCGCGACGGCGAGATCCTGCTGTGGATGCACCGGGGATCGGCGAAGGACCGGGCGATCCGCGCCGCCGGGCGGTTCAGTTTCACCGTGCAGTCGGAGACCGTCCCCTACCGCTACGTCACCGCCGAGGGGCCGGTGACGGCCGCCGATCGCGCCCCCACCCGGGCCGAGGCGACGGCCATCGCCGGCCGGTACCTGCCGGACGGGGAGGCCGCGGCGTTCGTCGGGGACGGGCCGGATGCGGACTCGGTCCTGGTCCGGATGCGTCCGGAGCGCTGGCTGAGCAACGACCAGTCCAAAACCTGA